The following proteins come from a genomic window of Achromobacter sp. AONIH1:
- a CDS encoding dipeptidase: MNALHRESVVIDGLIISKWDRSVFEDMRRAGLTAANCTVSVWEGFAQTVDNIAAMKQMIRQNEDLLTLVRDAADIRRAKAEGRIGIILGFQNGHAFEDRLGNIEAFADMGVRVVQLCYNTQNLIGTGCYERDGGLSGYGREVIAEMNRVGIMVDLSHVGAKTSEEAILASTRPVCYSHCLPSGLKAHPRNKSDEQLRFIAERGGFVGVTMFPPFLKRGIDATVDDYVEAIDYVSAIVGEDNVGIGTDFTQGYGQPFFDWLTHDKGRHRRLTDFGPIQNPAGIRSIGELPNLTDAMRRAGWSDIRIRKAIGENWLRVFGEVWNR; the protein is encoded by the coding sequence ATGAACGCCCTGCATCGGGAGAGCGTCGTCATCGACGGCCTCATCATTTCCAAATGGGACCGGTCCGTGTTCGAGGACATGCGCCGCGCCGGCCTGACCGCGGCCAACTGCACGGTATCGGTCTGGGAAGGCTTTGCCCAGACGGTGGACAACATCGCCGCGATGAAGCAGATGATCCGCCAGAACGAGGACCTGCTGACGCTGGTGCGCGACGCCGCCGACATCCGCCGCGCCAAGGCCGAGGGCCGGATCGGCATCATCCTGGGCTTCCAGAACGGCCACGCCTTCGAGGACCGCCTGGGCAACATCGAAGCCTTCGCCGACATGGGCGTGCGCGTCGTCCAGCTTTGCTACAACACGCAGAACCTGATCGGCACCGGCTGCTACGAGCGCGACGGCGGTCTGTCCGGCTACGGACGCGAAGTCATCGCCGAAATGAACCGCGTCGGCATCATGGTGGATCTGTCTCACGTCGGCGCCAAGACCTCCGAAGAAGCCATCCTCGCCTCGACACGCCCGGTCTGTTATTCGCACTGCCTGCCCTCGGGCCTGAAGGCGCACCCGCGCAACAAGAGCGACGAGCAACTGCGCTTCATCGCCGAGCGCGGCGGCTTCGTCGGCGTGACCATGTTCCCGCCTTTCCTCAAGCGCGGCATCGACGCCACGGTGGACGATTACGTGGAGGCCATCGACTACGTCAGCGCCATCGTCGGCGAGGACAACGTGGGCATCGGCACGGACTTCACGCAAGGCTACGGGCAGCCCTTCTTCGACTGGCTCACCCATGACAAGGGCCGCCATCGCCGCCTGACCGACTTCGGCCCCATCCAGAATCCCGCCGGCATCCGCAGTATCGGCGAGCTGCCGAACCTGACCGACGCCATGCGGCGCGCCGGCTGGAGCGACATCCGCATCCGCAAGGCCATCGGCGAGAACTGGCTGCGCGTCTTCGGCGAAGTGTGGAATAGATAA
- a CDS encoding (Fe-S)-binding protein produces MAAFPSLITGLFWLAVLGIGAGTLRRASLWRAGRSAPIRWLDMLAVPKRYFVDLHHVVARDPYIARAHIATAGAAVAAMLLVALNYGLALYRQSLDMAIALAALVMLTGLAFVWLRRRHPPARLSRGLWNRLPWMLGALALGLLLLGALPAAWLAGLTGLGTAALLAVGAWELTVGLARGGPMKHALAGLLHLAFHPRPERFGKTPRGQLAALRPLPLDGQTLGVGTPATFTWQQLLSFDACVQCGKCEATCPAFAAGQPLNPKKLIQDLVVGMAGGTDAGYAGSPSPGLPVGFHHGAPASPIVPELIEPETLWACTTCRACVQACPMLIEHVDAIVDMRRQQTLEHGAAPGKAAQALANLRETGTAGGFDLGARYHWAVDLGVEQIQPGRPVDALLIAGEGAFDMRYQRSLRALVKALQAGGVRFAVLGALETDTGDVARRLGDEATFQQLARALIQTLDSLDFQRIVTADPHVMHCLRNEYPALGGRYAVEHHAATLAALARTGSIRLKPLESSAPLTYHDPCYLARYNGETEAPRELLARLGAPLREMTRHGLEGRCCGGGGGAPLTDIPGKRRIPDIRIADARETGAATIVVACPNCTAMLEGVVGPRPDVRDIAELVADALETS; encoded by the coding sequence ATGGCCGCCTTTCCTTCCCTCATCACCGGACTGTTCTGGCTTGCCGTGCTGGGCATCGGCGCCGGAACGCTGCGCCGCGCCTCGCTCTGGCGCGCCGGGCGCAGCGCCCCCATCCGCTGGCTGGACATGCTCGCCGTGCCCAAGCGCTACTTCGTCGACCTGCACCACGTCGTGGCGCGCGATCCCTACATCGCGCGCGCCCACATCGCCACGGCGGGCGCGGCGGTGGCCGCCATGTTGCTGGTGGCGCTCAACTACGGCCTGGCGCTCTATCGGCAGTCCCTGGACATGGCCATCGCGCTCGCCGCGCTGGTCATGCTGACCGGCCTGGCTTTCGTCTGGCTGCGCCGCCGCCATCCGCCCGCCCGGCTGTCGCGCGGCCTGTGGAACCGGCTGCCGTGGATGCTGGGGGCGCTGGCGCTGGGCCTGCTGCTGCTGGGCGCGCTGCCCGCCGCGTGGCTGGCCGGGCTGACCGGCCTGGGCACCGCCGCGCTGTTGGCGGTGGGCGCCTGGGAGCTGACCGTGGGACTGGCGCGCGGCGGCCCGATGAAGCATGCGCTTGCCGGCCTGCTGCACCTGGCCTTCCACCCCCGCCCCGAACGTTTCGGCAAGACGCCGCGCGGCCAGCTCGCGGCCTTGCGCCCGCTGCCGCTGGACGGCCAGACGCTGGGCGTCGGCACGCCGGCGACGTTCACCTGGCAGCAGCTGCTGAGCTTCGACGCCTGCGTGCAGTGCGGCAAGTGCGAAGCCACCTGTCCCGCCTTCGCCGCCGGCCAGCCGCTCAATCCCAAGAAGCTGATCCAGGATCTGGTCGTGGGCATGGCCGGGGGCACCGACGCCGGCTATGCGGGCAGTCCCTCGCCCGGCCTGCCCGTCGGATTCCACCACGGCGCGCCGGCCAGCCCCATCGTGCCCGAACTGATCGAGCCGGAAACACTGTGGGCCTGCACCACCTGCCGCGCCTGCGTGCAGGCCTGCCCGATGCTGATCGAGCATGTCGACGCCATCGTCGACATGCGCCGCCAGCAGACGCTGGAACATGGCGCCGCGCCCGGCAAGGCCGCCCAGGCGCTGGCGAACCTGCGCGAAACCGGCACGGCGGGCGGCTTCGACCTGGGCGCGCGCTATCACTGGGCCGTGGACCTGGGCGTGGAACAGATCCAGCCCGGCCGTCCGGTGGATGCGCTGCTCATCGCCGGCGAAGGCGCGTTCGACATGCGCTACCAGCGCAGCCTGCGCGCGCTGGTCAAGGCCCTGCAGGCGGGCGGCGTGCGCTTCGCGGTGCTGGGCGCGCTTGAAACAGATACCGGCGACGTGGCGCGCCGCCTGGGCGACGAGGCCACCTTCCAGCAGCTGGCGCGCGCGTTGATCCAGACGCTCGACAGCCTGGACTTCCAGCGCATCGTGACCGCCGACCCGCACGTGATGCACTGTCTGCGCAACGAGTACCCCGCGCTGGGCGGACGCTATGCCGTGGAGCATCATGCCGCCACGCTGGCCGCCCTGGCCAGAACAGGCAGCATCCGCCTCAAGCCGCTGGAATCGTCCGCGCCCCTGACCTACCACGACCCCTGCTACCTGGCCCGCTACAACGGTGAAACCGAGGCGCCGCGCGAGCTGCTGGCGCGGCTGGGCGCGCCGCTGCGGGAAATGACGCGCCATGGCCTGGAAGGCCGTTGCTGCGGCGGAGGCGGCGGCGCGCCGTTGACCGACATCCCCGGCAAGCGCCGCATCCCCGACATCCGCATCGCCGACGCGCGTGAAACCGGCGCGGCCACCATCGTCGTCGCCTGTCCCAACTGCACGGCGATGCTGGAGGGCGTGGTCGGCCCGCGCCCCGACGTGCGCGACATCGCGGAACTGGTCGCCGACGCGCTGGAGACATCATGA
- the rho gene encoding transcription termination factor Rho, which produces MHLNELKALHVSQLLEMAAGLEIENANRLRKQELMFAIMKRRAKQGEQIFGDGVLEVLPDGFGFLRSPETSYLASTDDIYISPSQIRRFNLHTGDSIEGEVRTPKDGERYFALVKVDKVNGVAPEAIKHRIMFENLTPLHPNRTMRLERDIKSEENLTGRILDVFAPIGMGQRGLIVASPKSGKTVMMQHIAHAITTNYPDAVMIVLLVDERPEEVTEMQRTVRGEVVASTFDEPATRHVQVAEMVIEKAKRLVEMKKDVVILLDSITRLARAYNTVVPASGKVLTGGVDANALQRPKRFFGAARNLEEGGSLTILGTALIETGSRMDEVIYEEFKGTGNSEVHLERRLAEKRVYPAINLNKSGTRREELLIAPDLLQKVWVLRKFIHDMDEVQSMEFILDKMRVTKTNAEFFDMMKKK; this is translated from the coding sequence ATGCACCTCAACGAACTGAAGGCGCTGCACGTCTCGCAGTTGCTGGAAATGGCCGCTGGCCTGGAAATCGAGAACGCCAACCGCCTGCGCAAGCAGGAACTGATGTTCGCCATCATGAAACGGCGCGCCAAGCAGGGCGAGCAGATCTTTGGCGACGGCGTGCTCGAAGTCCTGCCCGACGGCTTCGGTTTCCTGCGCTCGCCCGAGACCTCTTACCTGGCCAGCACGGACGACATTTACATCTCGCCGTCGCAGATCCGCCGCTTCAACCTGCACACGGGCGATTCGATCGAAGGCGAAGTCCGCACGCCCAAGGATGGCGAGCGCTATTTCGCCCTGGTCAAGGTGGACAAGGTCAACGGCGTGGCGCCCGAGGCGATCAAGCATCGCATCATGTTCGAGAACCTGACGCCGCTGCATCCGAACCGGACCATGCGCCTGGAACGCGACATCAAGAGCGAGGAAAACCTCACCGGCCGCATCCTGGACGTCTTCGCCCCCATCGGCATGGGCCAGCGCGGCCTGATCGTCGCCAGCCCCAAGTCCGGCAAGACGGTGATGATGCAGCACATCGCGCACGCCATCACCACCAACTATCCCGACGCGGTCATGATCGTGCTGCTGGTGGACGAGCGTCCCGAGGAAGTGACCGAAATGCAGCGCACGGTGCGCGGCGAAGTCGTGGCCTCGACCTTCGACGAGCCGGCCACCCGCCACGTGCAAGTGGCTGAAATGGTCATCGAAAAGGCCAAGCGCCTGGTCGAAATGAAAAAGGACGTGGTGATCCTGCTGGACTCGATCACCCGTCTGGCCCGCGCCTACAACACCGTCGTGCCGGCCTCCGGCAAGGTGCTGACCGGTGGCGTGGACGCCAACGCCCTGCAGCGCCCGAAGCGCTTCTTCGGCGCCGCCCGCAATCTCGAGGAAGGCGGTTCGCTGACCATCCTGGGCACCGCGCTGATCGAAACCGGCAGCCGCATGGACGAAGTGATCTACGAGGAATTCAAGGGCACCGGCAACTCCGAAGTCCACCTCGAGCGTCGCCTGGCTGAAAAGCGCGTCTACCCGGCCATCAACCTGAACAAGTCCGGCACCCGCCGCGAAGAGCTGCTGATCGCGCCGGACCTGCTGCAGAAGGTCTGGGTGCTGCGCAAGTTCATCCACGACATGGACGAAGTGCAGTCCATGGAATTCATCCTGGACAAGATGCGCGTCACCAAGACCAATGCCGAATTCTTCGACATGATGAAGAAGAAGTAA
- a CDS encoding 4-vinyl reductase, producing the protein MQPTLPIDVDEQTGVWRTDGLPMLYVPRHFFMNNHLAAEGVLGREAYAALLYPAGHKSAYYWCEQESRRHKISGAPVYEHYLRRLSQRGWGIFALDEIDPARTRARITLRHSAFVLAQPGTAGLLCYMYSGWFAGAMDWLSDQQGRPARAQCAEHHCGSQGHAHCEFIVRPIDA; encoded by the coding sequence ATGCAACCGACCCTGCCCATCGACGTCGACGAGCAAACAGGCGTCTGGCGCACCGACGGCCTGCCCATGCTGTACGTGCCGCGCCATTTCTTCATGAACAACCACCTGGCGGCCGAGGGCGTGCTGGGCCGGGAGGCCTACGCCGCCCTGCTGTATCCCGCCGGCCACAAGTCCGCCTATTACTGGTGCGAACAGGAATCGCGCCGCCACAAGATCAGCGGCGCGCCGGTCTACGAGCACTATCTGCGGCGCCTGTCGCAACGCGGCTGGGGAATCTTCGCGCTGGACGAGATCGATCCCGCCCGCACCCGCGCGCGCATCACGCTGCGTCACTCCGCCTTCGTGCTGGCCCAGCCCGGGACGGCCGGCCTGCTCTGCTACATGTACTCGGGCTGGTTCGCGGGCGCCATGGATTGGCTGAGCGACCAGCAGGGCCGGCCGGCGCGCGCCCAATGCGCCGAACACCACTGCGGTTCGCAGGGGCATGCGCACTGTGAATTCATAGTTCGTCCCATCGACGCCTGA
- a CDS encoding NADH:flavin oxidoreductase: MRYSRLFTPITLNQVVLRNRIVSTAHAEVIADEHGLPGERYLRYYEEKAKGGLGLAICGGSSIVSPDSPQGWWRSVNLSTDRVIEPLGRLAEAMHRHGARIMIQATHMGRRSSWHGEHWPHLVSPSGVREPVHQGNAKTIEPEEIRRIIADFAAAARRVQAAGMDGIEISAAHQHLIDQFWSPRTNFRTDEYGGCLENRLRFGMQVLQAVREAVGKDFCVGLRMCGDEFHEDGLNHDMLKEIAQAMAETSLIDYLSVIGSGADTHNTLANCMPPMALPPEPFVHLSAGIKSVVKIPVMHAQSIRDANQAERVLASGAADLVGMTRAQIADPHMVVKIRDGREDEIKQCVGANYCIDRQYDGLDVLCVQNAATTRETTMPHRIVPTRGRRRRIVVVGAGPAGMEAARVSAERGHDVVLLESNAALGGQILLAAKAPQREQMAGIVRWFDLEIKRLGIDCRLGQAADADDVRALDPDIVVLATGGRSHVHHLPAWGVADGLAVSAWDVLAGRVEPARRVLVYDGVSTHAGAGVADYIASRGGLVEVVTPDTKVSESVGGTTFPIFYRRLYAQQVVLTPNTWLERVSAEGDKRIALLRNEYTDEREEREVDQVVIENGIIPNDALYGALKSQSVNLGQTDIHALYAAEPQPALAEPTGGGRFLLFRVGDCVSMHNIHGAIYDSLRLCKDF; the protein is encoded by the coding sequence ATGCGCTATTCACGCCTGTTTACGCCCATCACCCTGAACCAAGTCGTGCTGCGCAACCGCATCGTCAGCACGGCGCACGCCGAAGTCATCGCCGACGAACACGGCCTGCCCGGCGAGCGCTACCTGCGCTACTACGAGGAAAAGGCCAAGGGCGGCCTGGGGCTGGCCATCTGCGGCGGCTCCAGCATCGTTTCGCCCGACAGCCCGCAAGGCTGGTGGCGCTCGGTCAACCTTTCCACCGACCGCGTCATCGAACCGCTGGGCCGCCTGGCCGAGGCCATGCACCGCCACGGCGCGCGCATCATGATCCAGGCGACCCACATGGGCCGGCGCTCGTCCTGGCATGGCGAACACTGGCCGCACCTGGTCAGCCCGTCCGGCGTGCGCGAGCCCGTGCACCAGGGCAACGCCAAGACCATCGAGCCCGAGGAAATCCGCCGCATCATCGCCGACTTCGCGGCGGCGGCGCGCCGCGTGCAGGCGGCCGGCATGGACGGCATCGAGATATCCGCCGCCCACCAGCACCTGATCGACCAGTTCTGGAGCCCGCGCACCAACTTCCGCACCGACGAGTACGGCGGCTGTCTGGAGAACCGCCTGCGCTTCGGCATGCAGGTGCTGCAGGCGGTGCGCGAGGCCGTCGGCAAGGATTTCTGCGTGGGCCTGCGCATGTGCGGCGACGAATTCCACGAGGACGGCCTGAACCACGACATGCTCAAGGAAATCGCCCAGGCCATGGCCGAGACCAGCCTGATCGACTACCTCAGCGTGATCGGCTCGGGCGCCGACACGCACAACACGCTGGCCAACTGTATGCCGCCGATGGCGCTGCCGCCGGAGCCCTTCGTGCACCTGTCGGCGGGCATCAAATCGGTGGTGAAGATCCCCGTCATGCACGCGCAGAGCATTCGCGACGCCAACCAGGCTGAGCGCGTGCTGGCCAGCGGCGCGGCCGACCTCGTGGGCATGACGCGGGCGCAGATCGCCGATCCGCACATGGTCGTGAAGATCCGCGATGGCCGCGAGGACGAGATCAAGCAGTGCGTGGGCGCCAACTACTGCATCGACCGCCAGTACGATGGCCTGGACGTGCTCTGTGTGCAGAACGCCGCCACCACGCGCGAGACCACCATGCCGCACCGCATCGTCCCGACCCGGGGCAGGCGCCGCCGGATCGTGGTGGTGGGCGCCGGGCCGGCGGGCATGGAAGCGGCGCGCGTCAGCGCCGAGCGCGGCCATGACGTGGTGCTGCTGGAAAGCAACGCCGCGCTGGGCGGGCAGATCCTGCTGGCCGCCAAAGCGCCGCAGCGCGAGCAGATGGCGGGCATCGTCCGCTGGTTCGACCTTGAAATCAAGCGCCTGGGCATCGACTGCCGGCTGGGACAGGCCGCCGATGCGGACGATGTGCGCGCACTGGATCCCGACATCGTGGTGCTGGCCACCGGCGGGCGCAGCCATGTGCACCACCTGCCGGCCTGGGGCGTGGCCGACGGCCTGGCCGTCAGCGCCTGGGACGTGCTGGCCGGCCGCGTCGAGCCGGCCAGGCGCGTGCTGGTCTATGACGGCGTCAGCACCCACGCGGGCGCGGGGGTGGCCGACTACATCGCCAGCCGTGGCGGACTGGTCGAAGTGGTGACGCCGGACACCAAGGTTTCCGAGAGCGTGGGCGGCACCACCTTCCCCATCTTCTACCGCAGGCTCTACGCGCAACAGGTCGTGCTGACGCCCAATACCTGGCTGGAGCGCGTCAGCGCCGAAGGCGACAAGCGCATCGCGCTGCTGCGCAACGAATACACCGACGAGCGCGAGGAACGCGAAGTCGATCAGGTCGTCATCGAGAACGGCATCATTCCCAACGATGCCCTGTACGGCGCGCTCAAGTCCCAATCCGTCAACCTGGGCCAGACCGACATCCATGCCCTGTACGCCGCCGAGCCGCAGCCGGCCCTGGCCGAGCCGACCGGCGGCGGACGCTTCCTGCTGTTCCGCGTCGGCGATTGCGTATCGATGCACAACATCCACGGCGCCATCTACGACTCGCTGCGCCTGTGCAAGGACTTCTGA
- a CDS encoding electron transfer flavoprotein subunit alpha/FixB family protein, whose protein sequence is MNAIRRINPRRPYTHTAEGLKRIVLGQSASVGEDASTPAQAGAASAAKPLRSQAPAVRRMLAVAHSERGALSAGARQAVAAAALLAQADTAVHLLVFGDCRDDPAALGADMLIQAQAPAAHAPDLALAALLAEIAGDPPLHIFMSDEDPDDADLGRRLGAHTGYTAATGVVSLNASEAFRMAGPAQLARCPLPRILLLAADAVDEALPCAGRGLRRQLPWPQAPARYREQARFKLDAAELALEEADLIVSAGNGVHDLESFHALATALGAAVGASRVPVDDGRFPRSQQIGATGKTVSASLYLAFGISGAVQHLQGIKDCRHVIAVNLDASAPLIKRADLSIIDDAHSVTRALLDEVARARQAARTPLETPHG, encoded by the coding sequence ATGAACGCCATCCGCAGGATCAATCCGCGCCGGCCGTACACCCACACAGCCGAGGGCCTGAAGCGCATCGTGCTGGGCCAGTCCGCCTCGGTCGGCGAGGATGCGTCGACGCCCGCGCAAGCCGGCGCCGCCAGCGCCGCCAAGCCCTTGCGCAGCCAGGCGCCCGCCGTGCGCCGCATGCTCGCGGTGGCCCACAGCGAACGCGGCGCGCTGTCGGCGGGCGCGCGCCAGGCCGTCGCGGCGGCGGCGCTGCTGGCACAGGCGGACACGGCCGTGCACCTGCTGGTGTTCGGCGACTGCCGCGACGATCCGGCCGCGCTGGGAGCGGATATGCTGATCCAGGCGCAAGCGCCCGCCGCCCATGCGCCCGATCTTGCCCTGGCCGCCCTGCTGGCGGAAATCGCCGGCGATCCGCCGCTGCACATCTTCATGTCCGACGAGGATCCCGACGACGCCGACCTGGGCAGGCGTCTGGGCGCGCACACCGGCTACACGGCGGCGACGGGCGTGGTCTCGCTGAACGCCAGCGAAGCCTTCCGCATGGCCGGCCCGGCGCAGCTCGCCCGCTGCCCCCTGCCCCGCATCCTGCTGCTGGCCGCCGACGCCGTCGACGAGGCCCTGCCCTGCGCCGGCCGTGGCTTGCGCCGCCAGCTCCCCTGGCCGCAGGCGCCCGCGCGCTATCGCGAACAGGCGCGCTTCAAGCTGGACGCCGCCGAGCTGGCATTGGAAGAAGCCGATCTGATCGTCTCGGCCGGCAACGGCGTGCACGACCTGGAGAGTTTCCATGCGCTGGCGACCGCGCTGGGCGCGGCCGTCGGCGCCAGCCGCGTGCCGGTGGACGATGGCCGCTTTCCCCGTTCGCAGCAGATCGGCGCCACCGGCAAAACCGTCAGCGCCAGCCTGTACCTGGCGTTCGGCATCTCCGGCGCGGTCCAGCACCTGCAGGGCATCAAGGATTGCCGGCACGTGATCGCCGTGAACCTGGACGCCAGCGCGCCGCTGATCAAGCGCGCCGACCTGAGCATCATCGACGACGCGCACAGCGTGACGCGGGCGCTGCTGGATGAAGTCGCGCGGGCCCGCCAAGCCGCGCGCACTCCCCTGGAGACGCCCCATGGCTGA
- the parE gene encoding DNA topoisomerase IV subunit B: MATPRYNEASIRVLKGLEPVRQRPGMYTRTENPLHVVQEVIDNAADEALAGYGKQIQVTLHTDGSVSVEDDGRGIPVGLHPEENAPVVELVFTRLHAGGKFDKQGGGAYAFSGGLHGVGVSVTNALATRLEVVVWRDGGVNRLVFKDGEVAEPLAPYAEGGRKKSGTRVRVWPDTKYFDSPTIPLGELTHLLRSKAVLLPGVKVMLVNEKTGDTKTWQYQDGLRGYLAEALAGAELMVPFFEGAQYAGADHENFAEGEGAQWVVAWTEDGNAVRESYVNLIPTPAGGTHESGLREGLFGAVKSFAELHSLLPKGVKLLPEDVFARASFVLSAKVLDPQFQGQIKERLNSRDAVRLVGGFSKSALDLWLHSNVEYGKKLAELAIRQAQARQRSAQKVEKRKSSGVAVLPGKLTDCEASDAARTEVFLVEGDSAGGSAKMGRDKEFQAILPLRGKVLNSWEVDRDRLFANNEIHDISVAIGVDPHGPNDTPDLSGLRYGRICILSDADVDGSHIQVLLLTLFYKHFPKLVEAGNVYVAKPPLFRLDVPAQGKRPARKIYCLDDGELEAAQDKLRKEGVREGAWAVSRFKGLGEMNPEQLWETTMNPDTRRLLPVGYGDQSPEDTTRMFDMLMGKGESSQRRAWIEEKGNLAELDI; the protein is encoded by the coding sequence TTGGCCACTCCACGTTACAACGAGGCGTCCATCCGCGTCCTGAAGGGGCTGGAGCCCGTGCGCCAGCGCCCGGGCATGTACACCCGCACCGAGAACCCGCTGCACGTCGTGCAGGAGGTGATCGACAACGCCGCCGACGAGGCGCTGGCCGGCTACGGCAAACAGATACAAGTCACGCTGCACACCGATGGCAGCGTATCCGTCGAGGACGACGGCCGCGGCATACCCGTGGGATTGCACCCGGAAGAAAACGCGCCGGTGGTTGAATTGGTGTTCACCCGCCTGCACGCCGGCGGCAAGTTCGACAAGCAGGGCGGAGGCGCCTATGCGTTCTCCGGCGGTCTGCACGGCGTGGGCGTGTCCGTCACCAACGCGCTGGCCACCCGGCTGGAAGTCGTGGTCTGGCGCGACGGCGGCGTGAACCGGCTGGTGTTCAAGGACGGCGAGGTCGCCGAGCCGCTGGCGCCGTATGCCGAAGGCGGACGCAAGAAGTCCGGCACCCGCGTGCGCGTCTGGCCCGACACCAAATACTTCGACAGCCCCACGATTCCGCTGGGCGAGCTGACGCATCTGCTGCGCAGCAAGGCCGTGCTGCTGCCGGGCGTGAAGGTCATGCTGGTCAACGAGAAGACCGGCGATACCAAGACCTGGCAGTACCAGGACGGCCTGCGCGGCTACCTGGCCGAAGCGCTGGCCGGCGCCGAGCTGATGGTGCCCTTTTTCGAGGGCGCGCAGTACGCCGGCGCCGACCACGAGAACTTCGCGGAAGGCGAGGGCGCGCAGTGGGTGGTGGCCTGGACCGAGGACGGCAACGCCGTGCGCGAGTCCTATGTGAACCTGATTCCCACGCCGGCTGGCGGCACGCATGAATCGGGCCTGCGCGAAGGCCTGTTCGGCGCGGTCAAGAGCTTCGCCGAGCTGCACAGCCTGCTGCCCAAGGGTGTCAAGCTGCTGCCCGAGGACGTGTTCGCGCGCGCCAGCTTCGTGCTGTCGGCCAAGGTGCTGGATCCGCAGTTCCAGGGCCAGATCAAGGAACGGCTGAACAGCCGCGACGCCGTGCGCCTGGTGGGCGGTTTCTCCAAGAGCGCGCTGGATCTCTGGCTGCACAGCAATGTCGAGTACGGCAAGAAGCTGGCCGAGTTGGCGATCCGCCAGGCGCAGGCGCGCCAGCGCTCGGCGCAGAAGGTCGAGAAGCGCAAGAGTTCCGGCGTGGCCGTGCTGCCCGGCAAGCTGACCGATTGCGAAGCCAGCGACGCGGCGCGCACCGAGGTCTTTCTGGTCGAGGGCGACTCGGCCGGCGGCTCGGCCAAGATGGGTCGCGACAAGGAATTCCAGGCCATCCTGCCGCTGCGCGGCAAGGTGCTCAATTCCTGGGAAGTGGACCGCGATCGCCTGTTCGCCAACAACGAAATCCATGACATCTCGGTGGCCATCGGCGTCGACCCGCACGGGCCGAACGACACGCCCGACCTGTCCGGGCTGCGCTACGGCCGCATCTGCATCCTGTCGGACGCGGACGTCGACGGCTCGCACATCCAGGTGCTGTTGCTGACGCTGTTCTACAAGCACTTCCCCAAGCTGGTCGAGGCCGGCAACGTCTACGTCGCCAAGCCGCCGCTGTTCCGCCTGGACGTGCCGGCGCAGGGCAAGCGTCCGGCGCGCAAGATCTACTGCCTGGACGACGGCGAGCTGGAAGCCGCGCAGGACAAGCTGCGCAAGGAAGGCGTGCGCGAAGGCGCCTGGGCGGTCAGCCGCTTCAAGGGCCTGGGCGAAATGAACCCCGAGCAGCTCTGGGAAACCACCATGAATCCGGACACGCGCCGTCTGCTGCCGGTGGGCTATGGCGACCAGTCGCCGGAAGACACCACGCGCATGTTCGACATGCTGATGGGCAAGGGGGAATCCTCGCAACGCCGCGCCTGGATCGAAGAGAAGGGCAACCTGGCGGAGCTCGACATCTGA
- the trxA gene encoding thioredoxin TrxA, producing MSDQIKNVSDASFEADVLKSGQPVLVDYWAAWCGPCKMIAPILEEVAAEYAGRLTVAKLNVDDNQGTAAKYGIRGIPTLMLFKDGQAAATKVGALSKSQLTAFLDGAL from the coding sequence ATGAGCGACCAAATCAAGAACGTCAGTGACGCCAGCTTCGAGGCCGATGTGTTGAAGTCCGGCCAGCCGGTGCTGGTGGACTACTGGGCTGCCTGGTGCGGCCCCTGCAAGATGATCGCCCCGATCCTGGAAGAAGTCGCCGCCGAATACGCTGGCCGCCTGACGGTCGCCAAGCTGAACGTGGACGACAACCAGGGCACCGCCGCCAAGTACGGCATCCGTGGCATTCCCACCCTGATGCTCTTCAAGGACGGCCAGGCCGCCGCCACCAAGGTCGGCGCGCTGTCGAAGTCGCAACTTACCGCATTCCTGGACGGCGCGTTGTAA